From Phalacrocorax carbo chromosome 8, bPhaCar2.1, whole genome shotgun sequence, a single genomic window includes:
- the CIDEC gene encoding lipid transferase CIDEC produces MDYAKSLSLRLAAPVSKCVSASASMTQQLLSSPAPRPRPYRVCNWDRSLRKGIMAQSLAELLHQAQSAFLAPGPVSLVLDEDGTAVETESFFRTLEEGTVLMVLSEGQTWAASKTPGYQFSLSRKPPRRIDVACVTFDLYKTNPRDLGCLNVKATLYGTYSMSYDLRCYGAKRLMKEALRWTLFTMQATGHVLLGTSCYMQQLLDATEEPKEVESSPPLQSLLPCSLPPLPHRKMLQ; encoded by the exons ATGGATTACGCCAAGTCCCTGAGCCTGCGCCTGGCTGCCCCTGTCTCCAA aTGTGTCTCAGCAAGTGCCTCCATGACCCAGCAGCTGCTGTCGAGCCCAGCCCCGCGGCCCAGACCCTACCGCGTCTGTAACTGGGACCGCAGCCTGCGCAAGGGCATCATGGCACAGAGCCTCGCTGAGCTGCTGCACCAG GCTCAGAGTGCCTTCCTCGCCCCTGGTCCCGTCTCGCTGGTGCTGGATGAGGATGGCACCGCGGTGGAGACAGAGTCTTTTTTCCGGACGCTGGAAGAGGGCACGGTGCTGATGGTCCTGAGCGAGGGGCAGACCTGGGCTGCCTCCAAG ACACCTGGCTACCAGTTCAGCCTGTCCCGTAAGCCCCCTCGGAGGATCGATGTTGCCTGCGTCACCTTCGACCTCTATAAGACCAACCCGCGGGACCTGGGCTGCCTCAATGTCAAAGCCACACTCTATGGCACCTACAGCATGTCCTACGACCTGCGCTGCTATGGGGCCAAGCGGCTGATGAA GGAAGCCCTGCGCTGGACGCTCTTCACCATGCAGGCCACTGGCCACGTCCTGCTTGGCACCTCCTGCTAcatgcagcagctcctggatgCCACGGAGGAGCCAAAGGAGGTGGAGAGCAGCCCCCCGCTCCAgagcctcctgccctgcagcctcccacCCCTGCCTCACAGGAAGATGTTGCAGTGA